A region of the Bacillus sp. NP247 genome:
TACCACGGCCAATTGTTACTGTTTTCGTATCAGCATATGAACCGTCGCCCATTAAGTTCGTAACGTTCTCTGAGATTGTATTTCCGTCATTCATAAGGCCTAGAGCCCAATCAATACGGCCGTCGCGTCCAACCGTGCCGCGGCGGTTAACGTAAGTTGTTACGTCTTTTGCTAATAGATCAACCGCACCGAATTTCACTTGTGCGCCTTGTTCCACGATTACTTCTGCTACGATATTTGCAATACCTTTAGCATTTTCATTTGCAACGTAGTTTTCTACATAAGTTGCAGTACTGTTCGCATCAGCTACGAATAATACGTGGTTATATACGTTAGCTTCTTCGCCGTCTACTAAGTATACAGCTTGAAGTGGAGTTTCAAGAACAACGTTTTTCGGAACATATACGAATGCACCGCCGTTGATTAATGCAGCATGAAGTGCAGTTAGACGATGCTCGTCTACTTTCACGCCGTCTTTCATTAAATACTTTTGTAATAGTTCAGCATGCTCTGTTGCAGCTGTTACGATATCTGTAAAAATAACACCTTTTTCTTTCGCTTCGTCTGCTAAAGAAACGAACGCAGTTGTACCAGTACGTTGTACTAATACGCTGTTATTTTCATCGATTAAGTTTTTCACTGCTTCTGGAAGCTCTGTTAAAGAACTTACAGGCTCTTGCTTAGCAGCGTCGCCTTTTCCGATAAAGTCCCATTTGTCAATTTTCGTTTTATCAGGCGTTGGCATTGGAAGTTCAGTTGCTTGTGCAAGAGCTTGTAAGCGGAACTCAGTCAACCAAGCAGCTTCGTTTACTTCGCTTGCGCGCTGACGGATTGTTTCTTGATCGAAAGGTAATGTACCGATTGTCATGTTTATGCTCCTCTCTTACGCTTCTTGCTCTGCTGTTTCGTCTTCAATACCTAATTCTTTTTTAATCCAGTCGTAACCTTCAGCTTCTAGACGTTGTGCAAGCTCAGGGCCACCAGATTTAACGATACGACCGTTCATCATAACGTGAACGAAGTCTGGAGTGATGTAGTTTAATAAACGTTGGTAATGCGTAATCATTAGGCAACCGAAATCTTCGCCGCGCATTTGGTTAATACCTTTAGATACAACTTTTAATGCATCGATATCAAGACCTGAGTCGATTTCATCTAAGATTGCAATTTTCGGCTCGATCATCATTAATTGAAGAATCTCATTACGTTTTTTCTCACCGCCAGAGAAACCTTCGTTTAAGTAACGTTGTGCCATTTCTGGATCCATTTCTAGGAATTCCATGTTTTTATCTAATGTACGGATAAATTTCATAAGAGAAATTTCTTCGCCTTCTTCACGACGTGCATTAATTGCAGAACGTAAGAAGTCAGCGTTTGTTACTCCGCTAATTTCACTTGGATATTGCATTGCTAGGAATAGACCTGCTTGTGCGCGCTCATCTACTTCCATTTCTAATACATCTTCACCGTCGATGATGATGCTACCTTCTGTTACTTCATACTTTGGGTGACCCATAATCGCAGAAGATAAAGTTGATTTACCTGTTCCGTTAGGTCCCATAATTGCGTGGATTTCTCCACCTTTTACTTCAAGGTTTACACCCTTTAAAATTTCTTTGCCGTCGATTGATACGTGTAAGTCTTTAACCGTTAATGTAGAACCAGCCATCTCAATACCTCCATTAATCCTATATATACATTTTAAAAATTACTAAAACGTTCATATTCTCATTTTATTCTCATTCTAATCTTATATCAAATAAAATGATATCGCAAACACTAAGAAAATGTAACAATTTTTTCACAAATGTATATAAGTATTTCCTTTACATCCTCTTATGATACACCTTTCTTCTTATATATATAAAGAAAAAAGGACTGGTTAATCCCCAGTCCTTTCCATCACCTATTCATTCACAGGAAGTACAGCGCCTTTATATTCTTTATTAATAAAATCTTGAATTTCTTTTGAATGTAGCACTTCTACTAACTCTTTAATTTCTTTTTTCTTCTCGTCACCTTTACGAACTGCAATAATATTTGCATATGGAGAGTCTGATCCTTCAATTGCAATTGCATCCCTTTTCGGATTTAATTTTGCATCAATTGCATAGTTTGAATTAATGAACAAAGCATCGCCTTCATTGTTTTCATACAGCTTCGGTGAAAGGCCAGGCTCCACATCTGTTTTAAACTTTAAATTTTTTGGGTTTTCCACAACATCTTTCACTGTTGCTTTAACGATATCAACACCATCTTTTAGTTTAATAACGCCGCCTTTTTGTAACAACGCTAACATACGGCCACGCTCAGCTACGTTATTACTCATAATAACCGTTCCTCCATCAGGAAGATCTTTTAAGCTTTTATATTTCTTAGAATAAATGCCCATTGGCTCTAAATGAATTTTTCCTGCATTTACAATTTTATATCCTTTTTCTTGAATCTCTTTATCTAAATAAGGAATGTGTTGGAAGTAGTTCGCATCAATTTCTTTATCCGCTAAAGCTTTATTCGGCAGAACATAGTCCTGGAATTTTTTAATCTCTAATTTAATACCTTTTTTCTCTAATATCGGCTGTGCCTTCTCTAAAATAACAGCGTGCGGCACGTTAGAAGCTCCAACGACAAGCTTATTCTCCTCTTTCCCCCCGCAAGCGGCTAATGTAAATACAGACAGCGCTGTAACAACTGACAGTATAATCTTTTTCATATGATGTCCCCTTCTCCCCTATAGTTATGTAGTTAGAAAAAAGAACCGGCATACACCAGCCCTTCTTCAAACGATTATTCTTTTACAGGAACAACTGCCCCTTTATATTCTTTATTAATAAAATCTTCAATTTCTTTAGAATGCAGCACTTCTACAAGAGCTTTAATCTCTTTTTTATCTTTATCGCCTTTACGAACTGCTACGATGTTAGCATATGGAGAATCACTACCTTCAATTGCAATTGCATCTTTTTCTGGGTTTAATTTCGCATCAATCGCATAGTTAGAGTTAATTAAAACAGCATCGCCTTCTTTATTGTTATACACTTGTGGTAATAAACCAGGCTCAATATCCGTTTTGAATTTTAAGTTTTTCGGATTATCTGCAATATCTTTTGGAGTTGCTTTAACTGGCTCTACTCCGTCTTTAATTTTTAAAATGCCTTCTTTTTGTAAAATTGCTAAACCACGACCATGATCAGTAACAGAATTACTCATAATAATTGTCGCCCCGTCTGGAAGTTCTTTTAAGCTTTTATATTTTTGAGAATACACACCAATCGGTTCTAAATGAACTTTTCCTGCTATTTCAAAATCATATTTCTTATCTTTAATTTCTTTTTCTAAATACGGAATGTGCTGGAAGTAGTTAGCATCTAATTCTTTATCTGCTAACGATTTATTCGGTAACACGTAGTCTTGGAATTTTTTAATTTCTAACTCAATTCCTTTTTTCTCAAGTAACGGTTTTGCCTTTTCTAAAATTTCAGCGTGCGGTACGTTAGAAGCACCAACAACTAGTTTCTCTTCATCTTTATCTTTCCCGCCACAAGCAGCTAACCCAAAAATTGAAGTTGAAATAAGTGCTGTAAGTAATAATTTTTTCATTTGAAATATCCCCCTGTTTTCACTATCTTTTATCTATTCGAGTCGTTACACTATCACCAATCCACTGAATTAAAAATACAACGAGTAATACACAAATTGTCGCAACGATTGTTACATCGTTATTTCCACGCTGGAATCCTTCTAAGTAAGCAAGTGTTCCAAGACCACCAGCACCAACAACACCTGCCATTGCTGTATAGCCTACTAAAGCAATTGTCGTAACCGTAATACCAGATACTAACGCTGGTAACGATTCTGGAATTAACACTTTCAAAATAATTGTGCTTGTTTTTGCTCCCATTGCTTTTGAAGCTTCAATTACACCTTTATCAATTTCACGAAGTGCGATTTCAACCATTCTCGCGTAAAACGGTGCTGCGCCAATAATTAAAGCTGGCAGTGCTGCACTCGCTCCAAGAATTGTTCCAAGAAGGATTTTTGTGAATGGGATTAATAAAATAATTAAAATGATGAACGGTATAGAACGGAAAATGTTTACGAATGCTCCAATCACCGTATTAATCGCTTTATTTTCCCATAAATTATCTTTCGCTGTCATAAAGAGTAATAGTCCTAAAATAAGTCCTAACACAAATGTGGCAAGCGCTGCGATTGCCGTCATATATAACGTTTCACCAGTTGCTTCTAACATTTGATTCCAATCAATATTTGCGATTAAC
Encoded here:
- the sufD gene encoding Fe-S cluster assembly protein SufD, yielding MTIGTLPFDQETIRQRASEVNEAAWLTEFRLQALAQATELPMPTPDKTKIDKWDFIGKGDAAKQEPVSSLTELPEAVKNLIDENNSVLVQRTGTTAFVSLADEAKEKGVIFTDIVTAATEHAELLQKYLMKDGVKVDEHRLTALHAALINGGAFVYVPKNVVLETPLQAVYLVDGEEANVYNHVLFVADANSTATYVENYVANENAKGIANIVAEVIVEQGAQVKFGAVDLLAKDVTTYVNRRGTVGRDGRIDWALGLMNDGNTISENVTNLMGDGSYADTKTVTIGRGNQTQNFTTKVVHFGKHSEGWILKHGVQKDSATSIFNGIGKIEHGASKSNAQQSSRVLMLDEKARGDANPILLIDEDDVMAGHAASVGRVDPYQLYYLMSRGIPKREAERLVIHGFLAPVVNELQIEGVKAQLVDVIERKVR
- the metQ gene encoding methionine ABC transporter substrate-binding lipoprotein MetQ; the encoded protein is MKKLLLTALISTSIFGLAACGGKDKDEEKLVVGASNVPHAEILEKAKPLLEKKGIELEIKKFQDYVLPNKSLADKELDANYFQHIPYLEKEIKDKKYDFEIAGKVHLEPIGVYSQKYKSLKELPDGATIIMSNSVTDHGRGLAILQKEGILKIKDGVEPVKATPKDIADNPKNLKFKTDIEPGLLPQVYNNKEGDAVLINSNYAIDAKLNPEKDAIAIEGSDSPYANIVAVRKGDKDKKEIKALVEVLHSKEIEDFINKEYKGAVVPVKE
- the sufC gene encoding Fe-S cluster assembly ATPase SufC; translated protein: MAGSTLTVKDLHVSIDGKEILKGVNLEVKGGEIHAIMGPNGTGKSTLSSAIMGHPKYEVTEGSIIIDGEDVLEMEVDERAQAGLFLAMQYPSEISGVTNADFLRSAINARREEGEEISLMKFIRTLDKNMEFLEMDPEMAQRYLNEGFSGGEKKRNEILQLMMIEPKIAILDEIDSGLDIDALKVVSKGINQMRGEDFGCLMITHYQRLLNYITPDFVHVMMNGRIVKSGGPELAQRLEAEGYDWIKKELGIEDETAEQEA
- a CDS encoding methionine ABC transporter permease codes for the protein MDKLIANIDWNQMLEATGETLYMTAIAALATFVLGLILGLLLFMTAKDNLWENKAINTVIGAFVNIFRSIPFIILIILLIPFTKILLGTILGASAALPALIIGAAPFYARMVEIALREIDKGVIEASKAMGAKTSTIILKVLIPESLPALVSGITVTTIALVGYTAMAGVVGAGGLGTLAYLEGFQRGNNDVTIVATICVLLVVFLIQWIGDSVTTRIDKR
- the metQ gene encoding methionine ABC transporter substrate-binding lipoprotein MetQ — protein: MKKIILSVVTALSVFTLAACGGKEENKLVVGASNVPHAVILEKAQPILEKKGIKLEIKKFQDYVLPNKALADKEIDANYFQHIPYLDKEIQEKGYKIVNAGKIHLEPMGIYSKKYKSLKDLPDGGTVIMSNNVAERGRMLALLQKGGVIKLKDGVDIVKATVKDVVENPKNLKFKTDVEPGLSPKLYENNEGDALFINSNYAIDAKLNPKRDAIAIEGSDSPYANIIAVRKGDEKKKEIKELVEVLHSKEIQDFINKEYKGAVLPVNE